From a single Ruegeria sp. HKCCD4315 genomic region:
- a CDS encoding type I secretion system permease/ATPase: protein MLQKTNPVKAAWGSLRKGFVTVAFFSLFLNLLMLAGPIYMLQVYDRVLTSQNADTLIALSLLLAGVFVVIACLDLIRMRILGRLAARFEMKVGAPVLGAAMKRRVQGESTPGDNLVEDVNGFREFISGTTLTAFFDAPWIPLYLLVLYVLHPLLGLLGLAGALTLTVMALINNARAHKPMQQAAHARGRAEALFRTGDSNAELVHALGMKSDLVRRWTALQVDAHRQKTRVADRIASFSVMSKTLRMGLQSAALGLGAALAITSETTAGVMIAATIVLARALAPIDQLIGQWRTFLAARGSYAKITKLTEDFAETPANLHLPRAFKSLDVRIAQAGPPRAVNATLRSIDFSLAAGDVLAIIGPSGSGKTTLGKMLTGIWHPQRGEVLLDSSPMSKWNHEDLGKQIGYLPQDVDLFDGTIRENIGRFAAAIDDAEVLRAAREAGVHELISSLPDGYETRIGQGFFLSGGQRQRLALARALYGDPFVLVLDEPNSDLDADGEKALRDAILAAQARGSISIVMTHRPATLQAANKVMVLRNGSQAQFGDKGDVLKVKTQHVLKSPAQRATSCKPTLQLSENARITGAAQ from the coding sequence ATGTTGCAGAAAACCAATCCCGTCAAAGCCGCCTGGGGGTCGCTACGCAAAGGATTTGTCACAGTTGCCTTTTTTAGTCTGTTTCTGAACCTGCTGATGCTGGCCGGACCGATCTATATGCTGCAGGTCTATGACCGAGTCCTGACCAGCCAGAATGCCGACACACTGATCGCCCTGTCGCTTCTGCTGGCGGGGGTCTTTGTGGTGATTGCCTGCCTTGATCTGATACGGATGCGCATCCTGGGCCGCTTAGCTGCCCGGTTCGAGATGAAAGTCGGAGCGCCCGTTCTGGGGGCCGCGATGAAACGTCGTGTGCAGGGGGAATCCACCCCCGGCGACAATCTGGTCGAAGACGTAAACGGCTTTCGCGAGTTCATATCAGGCACAACACTGACCGCCTTTTTCGATGCACCGTGGATACCGCTGTATCTGTTGGTCCTGTATGTCTTGCATCCCCTTCTTGGGCTGCTTGGACTGGCCGGAGCTCTGACACTGACCGTAATGGCCCTGATCAACAACGCCCGTGCACACAAGCCGATGCAGCAGGCAGCGCACGCACGCGGCCGTGCAGAGGCACTGTTTCGAACCGGAGACAGCAATGCCGAACTGGTCCACGCGCTGGGCATGAAGTCCGATCTGGTTCGGCGCTGGACTGCCCTTCAGGTCGATGCGCATCGTCAGAAGACCCGTGTAGCCGACCGGATCGCCAGTTTCTCGGTCATGTCCAAAACTCTGCGCATGGGGTTGCAATCCGCGGCTCTTGGCCTTGGCGCGGCGCTGGCGATTACTAGTGAAACCACAGCTGGCGTCATGATCGCGGCGACCATTGTTTTGGCCCGCGCTCTTGCCCCAATCGATCAGTTGATTGGGCAATGGCGCACATTCCTTGCCGCACGCGGCTCGTACGCCAAAATCACAAAACTCACCGAGGATTTCGCGGAAACGCCTGCCAATCTACACCTGCCTCGTGCGTTCAAATCTCTGGATGTCAGAATTGCGCAAGCGGGTCCGCCACGCGCGGTCAATGCCACTCTGCGCAGCATTGATTTCAGTTTGGCTGCTGGCGATGTGCTGGCAATCATCGGCCCCAGCGGTTCCGGGAAAACAACACTGGGCAAGATGCTGACAGGCATCTGGCACCCGCAACGGGGTGAGGTTCTGCTGGACAGCAGCCCGATGTCGAAATGGAACCATGAGGATCTGGGCAAGCAGATCGGCTATCTGCCGCAGGATGTGGACCTGTTTGACGGCACGATCCGTGAAAACATAGGTCGCTTTGCGGCTGCCATCGATGATGCCGAGGTTCTGCGCGCCGCGCGCGAGGCCGGAGTGCATGAGCTGATCAGCAGCCTGCCAGATGGGTATGAAACACGCATCGGTCAGGGATTCTTCCTGTCTGGCGGACAACGACAGCGCCTTGCCCTGGCGCGCGCGCTTTATGGTGATCCGTTTGTGCTGGTGCTGGACGAACCGAACTCGGATTTGGATGCAGATGGCGAAAAGGCTCTGCGTGACGCCATTCTGGCAGCTCAGGCCAGGGGCTCAATCAGTATCGTGATGACCCACCGCCCGGCCACATTGCAGGCGGCCAACAAGGTCATGGTTCTTCGCAACGGATCACAAGCCCAGTTTGGCGACAAGGGTGACGTTTTGAAGGTCAAAACTCAACACGTTCTCAAATCGCCCGCACAACGCGCAACCTCCTGCAAGCCCACCCTGCAACTATCAGAAAACGCCCGCATTACAGGAGCCGCACAATGA
- a CDS encoding HlyD family type I secretion periplasmic adaptor subunit, which yields MTRIVPYASNDTTPDLYSARVVDVTEATPGIRLYVLFGLFTLLAFVGGSIYWAFASRLDGAVVAPASFVVEGDRKTVEHLDGGIVRSILVADGEAVEQGQPLIRLDSTEIDVDLSVLGSQIGELSVRRARLIAQLQGQSQFDEAAALQNFEEDMNRLHWASAFLTQKQLFDAEHRARATEAEINAQRISALRDQIEGLNEQRISTQNQMSITLAELESLQTLLDKGLVAITRVSARQIEVERLSGVDASLRTQIAQAENQVSELKLTMISQKKLRDEVLAGELAVVDAQLDLLRPQFSGTVERRKRIEILAPVSGRVVNLTASTTGGVIRPGEHIMEIVPADQALIVEARVKPGDIDKLKIGQATRIRLSAFAQADVPEAQGAIVDISADALEDERTGEAYYKARVKLDDQQSKEVAALDLVPGMPADLFVTTGERSVIAYLAQPISERLARTFIE from the coding sequence ATGACCCGTATCGTTCCCTATGCTTCAAACGACACAACACCAGACCTTTACAGTGCGCGGGTTGTTGACGTGACCGAAGCGACACCCGGCATCCGGCTGTATGTACTATTTGGCCTCTTCACATTGCTCGCGTTTGTTGGCGGCAGCATCTACTGGGCCTTCGCATCCAGACTTGACGGCGCCGTCGTGGCCCCTGCGTCATTTGTCGTCGAAGGGGATCGCAAAACGGTTGAGCATCTCGACGGTGGCATCGTCCGGTCCATTCTGGTCGCCGATGGTGAGGCCGTTGAACAGGGGCAACCTCTGATCCGGCTGGACAGCACCGAGATTGACGTCGACCTCAGCGTGCTGGGCAGCCAGATCGGCGAGCTTTCTGTCCGTCGCGCGCGACTGATTGCGCAGCTACAGGGACAGTCTCAGTTTGACGAAGCCGCCGCCCTCCAGAACTTTGAAGAAGATATGAATCGTCTTCACTGGGCTTCAGCTTTTCTGACACAAAAACAACTGTTTGACGCCGAACATCGCGCCCGCGCGACCGAAGCGGAGATCAACGCACAGCGCATTTCGGCGCTGCGGGATCAGATTGAAGGTCTGAACGAGCAGCGGATCAGTACGCAAAACCAGATGTCCATCACACTTGCAGAGTTGGAAAGCCTGCAGACCCTTCTGGACAAAGGCCTGGTTGCGATCACCCGGGTCAGCGCCCGCCAGATCGAGGTTGAACGGCTTTCGGGCGTCGATGCGTCGCTTCGGACACAGATAGCCCAAGCAGAAAACCAGGTCAGCGAGTTGAAGCTGACAATGATCAGTCAGAAAAAGCTGCGCGATGAAGTTCTGGCCGGAGAACTGGCTGTCGTCGATGCCCAGCTTGATCTGCTGCGCCCGCAGTTCTCAGGGACCGTGGAGCGCCGTAAACGGATCGAAATCCTTGCGCCAGTCAGTGGCCGTGTCGTGAACCTTACCGCTTCGACCACAGGAGGGGTGATCAGACCCGGTGAACACATCATGGAAATCGTGCCCGCAGACCAAGCTTTGATTGTCGAAGCGCGCGTGAAACCCGGCGACATCGACAAGCTGAAGATCGGTCAGGCCACGCGTATCCGTTTGTCTGCCTTCGCCCAAGCCGACGTTCCCGAAGCGCAAGGAGCCATTGTCGATATCTCTGCCGACGCGCTGGAAGACGAACGCACGGGCGAGGCCTACTACAAAGCGCGGGTCAAACTGGATGATCAGCAATCCAAAGAGGTAGCGGCCTTGGATCT
- a CDS encoding S-layer family protein, giving the protein MLSQFAESLRARLLTTSTLAQETSRDGQTLINNFFQSTVVDDTPAFVLANDFSRLLNFGEIVTNNAVAAVQAQGQDVDVFNFRSGRIEANNGPDALATGVQVTGSAAVRNFGEIAGEFNGVQFAGAESSGSLDNFRGAVISSDSRAVDIQGQGIDVRNFGDIVGTGDQRNGTIYTNATAEDISISNFTGGTIDAGEGNQGAGISLQIGDEAGDRVQTDVFNGFGATIQGRGQAAANTPLAGDGIRIDDGAEGTILETEIINSGLISTESNQGTAAGIRIADGANAEGEILNTSTGVIEGPRNGLYIGNGEHDLDVLNFGTIQSGSRAVNIDGSGVDLINGGDILGTGDQRNGTVYADDTARDFSINNLATGAIDAGEHNNGAGISLSLAEDGNGDIEIENAGVIAGRGNAGAALGTAGDGIRLEGVRQDSGFAPASFTGTITNSGSVTSEGGNGTVGAFRAVNNVNFQGRLINEETGVFAGGQNGVYFGTGDHSGGSFVNRGLVTSDSRALNIDGVGLEVLNEGQIIGTGNQRNGTVYADGTADNYAFTNTGLVDAGEGNNGSAVSLQTGDVSGDVVSAVVVNEGTLQGRGDAAEGNQVGDGLRLFTSQDDASFAGIVVNEGLIAGAEGSDAAAGIRVDGGLNLLGAILNEGEIRGTVNAIDASDAGTVTIVNDDEGVINGNVLLSDGDDIFVDLGTTNGDIDGGAGDDVLIAGDADNVLTGGLGNDFIDGGEGIDTADFSDLDVAVNVRLDANGNGTATRDTGFNVSITDAVVAAPDQFGANIPDGAWFVEEAVQGNLYYNIHTTDFPAGEIRGQLLVDSDVTENGIRTVSLSGSLDAAQEPGPTSDSLATGEATVVITQNLATGEVSYSSDLSVVGLNEADLNTPIPGVVSAIHLHNAPAGQNGPVVQDTLVDAGATLDVDAQGGTGVIGQDVIENQIETDILQSIENVVGSDDGDVIFGSDQTNVLNGSDGDDLLNGEGGDDVLIGGAGADTFQFGANFGNDVIEDFEVGLDQLQFGDFGPDFGAQVNVAQDGGDAVISFGDKGSVRLVGINVAELNDDDFVA; this is encoded by the coding sequence ATGCTGTCCCAATTCGCAGAAAGCCTGCGCGCCCGTCTCTTGACTACGTCAACCCTGGCGCAAGAGACATCCCGCGATGGCCAAACCCTCATCAACAACTTCTTTCAATCCACTGTCGTGGACGACACACCCGCCTTTGTTCTAGCAAATGATTTTTCGCGCCTGCTGAACTTTGGCGAGATCGTCACCAATAACGCTGTTGCCGCTGTTCAGGCTCAGGGGCAGGACGTCGATGTCTTCAACTTCCGCTCGGGCCGGATTGAAGCGAACAATGGGCCTGACGCATTGGCCACTGGTGTCCAAGTCACCGGAAGCGCTGCGGTTCGCAATTTCGGCGAGATCGCGGGTGAGTTTAACGGCGTGCAGTTTGCTGGTGCCGAAAGCTCGGGCAGCCTGGACAATTTCCGCGGTGCTGTCATCTCTTCCGACAGCCGAGCGGTTGATATTCAGGGCCAGGGCATAGATGTGCGCAACTTTGGCGACATCGTTGGCACTGGCGACCAGCGCAATGGCACCATCTATACCAACGCAACGGCCGAGGACATCTCGATCTCGAACTTCACCGGCGGTACGATTGATGCTGGCGAAGGCAACCAGGGCGCAGGTATTTCCCTGCAGATCGGTGATGAAGCCGGTGACCGCGTGCAAACCGATGTATTCAACGGCTTTGGCGCAACCATACAGGGTCGCGGTCAAGCGGCTGCCAACACCCCGCTGGCGGGCGACGGCATCCGGATCGACGACGGCGCTGAAGGCACCATCCTGGAAACCGAGATCATTAACAGCGGCCTGATCTCGACCGAAAGCAATCAGGGCACAGCGGCTGGTATTCGCATCGCAGATGGCGCAAATGCCGAAGGTGAGATCCTGAACACCTCAACCGGTGTGATCGAAGGCCCTCGCAACGGCCTTTACATTGGCAATGGTGAACATGATCTGGACGTACTGAACTTTGGCACCATCCAGTCGGGCAGCCGCGCGGTTAATATCGACGGATCTGGTGTCGATCTGATCAACGGCGGGGATATCCTTGGCACCGGTGACCAGCGCAACGGCACCGTCTACGCAGATGATACTGCACGCGATTTTTCGATCAACAACCTGGCGACAGGCGCGATCGATGCAGGTGAGCACAATAACGGTGCGGGTATCTCTCTGTCGTTGGCTGAAGACGGCAATGGTGACATTGAAATCGAGAACGCAGGCGTCATCGCCGGACGTGGCAACGCGGGTGCCGCGCTGGGCACGGCGGGCGACGGCATTCGTCTGGAAGGTGTGCGTCAGGACAGTGGCTTTGCGCCTGCCTCGTTTACTGGCACCATCACCAACAGCGGGAGTGTCACGTCCGAAGGTGGAAACGGTACGGTTGGCGCGTTCCGGGCAGTGAACAATGTCAATTTCCAAGGCCGGTTGATCAATGAAGAAACTGGTGTGTTCGCAGGCGGTCAGAACGGCGTCTACTTTGGAACCGGTGACCATTCCGGCGGATCGTTCGTTAACCGCGGTCTCGTCACCTCGGACAGCCGCGCGCTGAACATCGATGGCGTTGGGCTTGAGGTGCTCAACGAAGGCCAAATCATTGGCACCGGAAATCAGCGCAATGGCACTGTTTATGCGGATGGCACAGCCGACAACTACGCGTTCACAAACACCGGCTTGGTGGATGCGGGCGAAGGCAACAATGGCTCTGCCGTGTCTTTGCAAACCGGTGACGTGTCGGGCGACGTTGTATCGGCGGTTGTTGTGAACGAAGGTACGCTGCAAGGTCGTGGTGACGCGGCCGAAGGCAATCAGGTCGGCGATGGCCTGCGCCTGTTCACCAGCCAGGATGACGCTTCTTTTGCCGGTATTGTGGTCAACGAAGGTCTGATCGCAGGGGCCGAAGGTTCGGATGCCGCCGCCGGTATCCGCGTGGATGGCGGCCTGAATCTGCTGGGTGCAATCCTGAATGAAGGTGAAATCCGTGGTACGGTTAATGCCATCGATGCGTCTGATGCAGGCACCGTTACAATCGTCAACGACGACGAAGGTGTGATCAACGGCAATGTTCTACTGAGCGACGGTGATGACATCTTTGTTGATCTGGGCACCACCAATGGCGATATCGACGGTGGCGCAGGCGATGATGTTCTGATCGCCGGCGATGCAGACAACGTTCTGACCGGTGGTCTGGGCAATGACTTCATCGACGGTGGAGAAGGCATCGACACCGCAGACTTTTCGGATCTGGATGTCGCAGTCAATGTTCGTCTGGACGCCAATGGCAACGGCACCGCCACACGCGATACCGGTTTCAACGTGTCAATCACGGATGCGGTAGTCGCGGCGCCGGACCAATTCGGAGCAAACATTCCGGATGGCGCTTGGTTTGTAGAGGAAGCGGTTCAGGGCAACCTGTACTACAACATCCACACGACCGATTTCCCTGCTGGTGAAATCCGTGGACAGTTGCTGGTCGACAGCGATGTAACCGAAAACGGTATTCGCACAGTGTCTCTTAGCGGCAGTCTGGACGCGGCACAGGAGCCTGGGCCAACTTCGGACAGCCTAGCGACGGGCGAGGCAACTGTTGTCATCACTCAAAATCTGGCAACGGGCGAAGTCAGCTATTCCAGCGACCTGAGTGTTGTGGGCCTGAACGAAGCCGACCTGAACACGCCGATCCCCGGTGTCGTTTCCGCCATCCATCTGCACAACGCACCTGCCGGTCAGAATGGCCCGGTCGTGCAGGACACGCTGGTCGATGCAGGTGCCACACTTGATGTGGATGCGCAGGGTGGAACTGGTGTCATTGGGCAGGACGTCATCGAAAATCAGATCGAAACCGACATCCTGCAGTCCATTGAAAACGTTGTCGGATCCGATGATGGCGACGTGATCTTCGGCAGCGATCAGACCAATGTGCTGAACGGTTCGGACGGTGATGACCTGCTGAACGGTGAAGGCGGCGACGACGTCCTCATCGGCGGCGCTGGGGCGGACACGTTCCAGTTTGGCGCGAACTTCGGAAACGACGTCATCGAGGACTTCGAAGTAGGTCTGGATCAGTTGCAATTTGGCGACTTCGGTCCTGACTTTGGGGCGCAAGTCAACGTGGCTCAGGACGGTGGCGATGCCGTAATCAGCTTCGGAGATAAGGGTTCGGTCCGCCTGGTTGGCATCAATGTCGCCGAACTGAACGACGACGATTTCGTTGCATAA